From the Lathyrus oleraceus cultivar Zhongwan6 chromosome 4, CAAS_Psat_ZW6_1.0, whole genome shotgun sequence genome, one window contains:
- the LOC127136805 gene encoding uncharacterized protein LOC127136805 produces MTPIETDEDVKSMFQCHITLSQLPTIEIYVRLVENLKEQPSHNENVEEQPTHNENLYYPTQFVQSHDYGMSQAIDEEPTQNNEPFIPNEDVGENSEDDLEEVRFEDLFGVCDDDDNEDIFDTPTVALRAQPISLYNPPVHMQNISLDDAEPISVFGSFIPTHNADEIEEGIEYENKEECVLALQQWHIKRSLDFSVVKSDNVRFVIKCRNSTCNFKCRVSLRKGNSRWRVGKSGGPHTCTTTSMSQDHTKLSSEMISKSIMELVNRDAYLKVKVIIAHVAEKYRYIISYKKTWIAKCKAIESLYGNWETSYNDLPQWILVMKTYLPGTIIELQSLPVISNDGSYLGDQRVFHCLFWAFRPCIRGFAYCKPIVQVDGTWLYDKYKGTLLMAVAQNRNGNIFPITFTLVESETKEAWSFFLKNLRIHVTPQVNLCLISDRHESIKSAYDNPQNG; encoded by the coding sequence ATGACACCCATTGAGACCGACGAAGATGTCAAGTCGATGTTTCAATGTCATATAACATTATCTCAATTACCCACCATTGAGATATATGTTCGTCTAGTCGAAAATCTTAAAGAACAACCGAGTCACAATGAAAATGTTGAAGAACAACCGACTCACAACGAAAATCTCTATTATCCAACGCAATTTGTACAGTCACATGACTATGGAATGAGTCAAGCCATTGACGAAGAACCGACTCAAAATAATGAACCTTTCATACCAAATGAAGATGTAGGCGAGAATAGTGAGGATGATCTTGAGGAGGTTCGATTTGAAGATCTATTTGGTGTTTGCGATGACGATGATAATGAAGACATATTCGACACACCGACCGTTGCACTAAGAGCGCAACCAATTAGTTTGTACAACCCACCTGTGCACATGCAAAACATAAGTTTGGATGATGCTGAACCAATCTCCGTTTTCGGAAGTTTCATACCAACTCACAATGCTGACGAAATAGAGGAGGGCATCGAGTATGAAAATAAGGAAGAGTGTGTTCTGGCGTTGCAACAATGGCATATAAAACGTAGTCTAGATTTTTCTGTGGTTAAATCTGACAATGTACGTTTTGTCATCAAATGTAGAAATTCAACATGCAATTTCAAATGCAGGGTCTCTTTGCGTAAGGGCAACTCAAGGTGGAGAGTTGGTAAGTCTGGTGGGCCTCATACGTGCACAACCACTTCCATGTCACAAGACCATACAAAACTCAGTTCAGAAATGATTAGTAAGAGCATAATGGAGCTTGTAAATCGGGACGCTTATCTTAAGGTGAAGGTTATCATCGCTCATGTTGCTGAGAAATACAGGTATATCATATCCTACAAAAAGACATGGATTGCAAAGTGTAAGGCAATTGAGTCGTTGTATGGAAATTGGGAGACATCTTACAATGATCTACCGCAGTGGATACTGGTAATGAAAACATATCTACCAGGTACCATTATAGAATTACAATCCTTACCTGTGATTTCAAATGATGGTTCATACTTGGGTGACCAAAGGGTATTTCATTGTCTGTTTTGGGCGTTTCGACCATGTATACGTGGTTTCGCGTATTGTAAACCTATTGTGCAGGTTGATGGAACATGGTTGTATGACAAGTACAAAGGAACTCTGTTGATGGCTGTGGCACAGAATAGGAACGGGAACATATTTCCGATAACGTTCACATTGGTTGAAAGTGAGACAAAGGAAGcttggagtttctttcttaagaaTTTAAGAATACACGTTACCCCCCAAGTAAATCTATGCCTAATATCAGACAGGCATGAATCGATAAAGAGTGCATACGATAATCCGCAAAATGGATGA
- the LOC127074719 gene encoding GDSL esterase/lipase At1g20120 — protein MMNLSTSKSFYVCSFLVLFYPFLVTATFKSGYKNYSFPAVIAFGDSVLDTGNNNYIQTVVKSDFKPYGQDFIGGKPTGRFSNGKIPADIFAEYFGIKELVPPYLDPNLTTEELLTGVCFASAGSGYDPLTIEIASVLSAEDQLEMFKEYIAKLKEAVGGNRTTEIIENSIFIISMGSNDIAGTYFTSPFRKDEYDIEKYTSMLISESSKFVEELYQLGARRIGVFSLSPLGCVPLQRTVKGGIERDCVEIINEGALIFNSKLSSSLVDLAKKLEDSRLVYLENYIELHDIIINHNQYGFENEDGSCCGIANVELGPLCSSLTLKVCANTSEYVFWDSYHPTERAYEILVKQVLDNKIDEFL, from the exons ATGATGAACCTTTCCACCTCCAAATCTTTTTATGTTTGTTCTTTCCTAGTTTTGTTTTATCCATTTCTTGTGACAGCTACATTTAAATCTGGGTATAAAAACTATTCATTTCCTGCTGTTATTGCATTTGGTGATTCCGTCTTGGATACGGGTAACAACAACTATATTCAAACAGTAGTGAAGTCGGATTTCAAACCATATGGGCAAGATTTTATCGGAGGAAAACCGACAGGAAGATTTAGCAACGGAAAAATCCCGGCAGATATTTTTG CTGAATACTTCGGAATTAAGGAGCTCGTGCCGCCATATCTCGATCCGAATTTGACAACTGAAGAACTGTTAACTGGAGTGTGTTTTGCGTCGGCTGGTTCAGGATATGATCCTCTAACAATTGAAATAGCA TCAGTGTTGTCAGCAGAGGATCAACTAGAAATGTTCAAGGAGTATATAGCAAAATTGAAGGAAGCTGTGGGGGGAAATAGAACAACTGAGATTATAGAAAATAGCATATTTATCATAAGTATGGGAAGCAATGATATTGCAGGAACATATTTTACGTCACCATTCAGAAAAGATGAATATGATATAGAAAAATATACAAGTATGCTGATTAGTGAATCTTCAAAATTTGTTGAG GAACTTTATCAATTGGGAGCTAGAAGGATTGGAGTATTCAGTTTATCACCATTAGGATGTGTGCCACTGCAAAGAACTGTGAAAGGAGGCATAGAGAGGGATTGTGTAGAAATTATAAATGAGGGAGCATTGATTTTCAACTCCAAGCTTTCTTCTTCCCTTGTGGATCTAGCAAAAAAACTTGAAGATTCTAGGCTTGTCTACCTTGAAAATTATATTGAATTGCATGACATTATCATAAATCACAATCAGTATG GATTTGAAAATGAGGATGGTTCATGCTGTGGAATTGCAAATGTAGAACTTGGTCCGCTTTGTAGTTCTTTGACGTTAAAAGTTTGTGCAAATACATCTGAATATGTATTCTGGGATAGTTATCACCCCACAGAAAGAGCTTACGAAATACTTGTCAAACAAGTCTTGGATAACAAGATAGATGAATTTCTTtga